The DNA sequence cccccaatttttttcttaatcttacGTGATAGGACGCAATAAATATAAAACCATTTGCTTGGACTCAATATGTTGGATAACTTGGGGTTGAGACCTCTCTTGGGCTGGGGATGAAATAGTCGCAGAGGTAGAGAACTAAGTCCAATTTTATTTACTACTATTTTATATTAGATTTGGTTTTCTTATATGGGCATAAATGCCTtttaagttcaattttttttgtcatcactttttaaattaaaaaaaaaatacaagttaaaatctaaaaaaatattataatgataTGTAGAGTTAAGTTTGCATATATTGCAAGGTTGACAattgtcattttgttttgtatatATGTTTATATCACGATGTTTTTGAAAATGTGAGATGTTAATATATGAAGTAAATAATaatctaatttattaataatattctctctctaaatataattatattattttcttttaaatgagCTTTACCTTGtgagtatgtatgtatgtttgtttattttttttgtttgactgTTTTAATGAGCTTAACATTGTATTCTTTAAAGATATTATATTATGTAGAAATCAAATTGAGGTCATTCTCTACTATCTCAATGTACACCCATTATTAggttgtttttagttttatttcttgATGGATATATGACatgacatatataaataaatggtGTAACATTCTCCCATCACGGAGAACATAACTTCAAATGTGAACCGTTGGTTGACTATGATCTCACTTTCAGAGCACTGCCTTTTATGAAGGAAAAAGGTGAAAACGAAAATGATAAagttaaagatatttttgacgCATACACACCACTCAAAACCCTAGTCACACCCATTCCATAAAAACAAAGctttttcttcctttgccaCTTTCCCGGAAAATCCTCCTCATTTTTTCTGGAAAATTTATCTTCCGTTTTCTCGCTGACACCACCGCACACTCTTCACGCCTTCTCTCACTCTGTACTGTCCTTACCTTAGTCTTGCTCTTTGCTTTTGCTTCATAAGAATGTACCCcaacaattatttattcattttttttattttttaattgtttacttCATTGTATAGTTTGATTCACGATTCGTTATTCTGTTACTTGGAgcttataattaaattcattttcattttacgcGGTGCAGTTTCGATTTAGATTTCGATTTCTGGCTTAATTAACCGTTTTCGGTGTTTGCGTTTTTTTCGTTGTTTGGCAGAATCTATTATGGCGGATGAAGGTGTTGCCAACGGCGGCGTCGATGATCAGTACGGCGAAGAATCGGCGACTAAGATCGCGGCGTTGCAACGCGAGCGCGACGAATTGGTGAGCGAAAACGCGGCGAGGAAGGAGGAGATCAAGAAGCTGACGGCGGAGCTCGACGGATTGAGGAGCGACGGTGCAGATAGGAGCGAGAAGATTGAAGAGCTGCAGAGAGAAGTAGCGCAGTCGCGTGATGCTGCCAAAGCGACGGAGGTTATCGCCGCGAGGGCGGCGGACCTGGAGACGGAGGTGGCGAGGCTTCACCACGATATGGTAGCGGAGATGACTGCGGCAGAGGAGGCGAGGGCGGATGCCGCTGAATTGAGGAAGGTTTTGGGAGAGACAGAGTCTAGGGTTGAGTCTCTGGAAAGGGAATTGGCAGGGTTGAAGAAGGTGAAGGCTGAGAGTGAGGTTAGGGTTAGGGATTTGGAGAGGAAGATTGGAGTTCTGGAGACTAAGGAAATTGAGGAAAGAAACAAGAGAATTAGGTTTGAGGAGGAGACTAGGGATAAGATTGATGAAAAGGAGAGGGAAATTAAGGGTTACAGACAGAAGGTTGAGGGATTGGAGAAGGTTGCTGCTGAGAAAAAAACAGAATTAGATGAGTTGGTTAAACAGAAATTGAGGTTGGAGGAATCACTTAGAGAATCTGAGGAGAAAGTGACTGGTTTGGAGTCCAGTATTCTTCAATTGCGTGAGGAAGCAAAGGAAGCCGAGAGGGTGATCATATCGCTGAATGAAAAGGCGGTGGAGACGGTTGAGACAATCGACAGAGGTTTGAATGGTGTACATGGTGAAGGGAAGAAGGGATTGAAGTTGCAGTGGCCAGTGGTGGCAGCAGGGTCTACAGGAGCTGTTGTTGCAGCTGCTGCTGTAATCTACGTGTGCTATGGGAAACGGAGGTGATTTTCTGTGTCGGAGACTGATCAAGAACAAAGGAACAAGGGGAATTCCAATGGAAGGAGGAAGGTGTAGAGGTTAGACATACCAGGTCTTTAGTAGTCATAGATTTGCTGCTGCAGTTTTGTTTGTCACAAAACAATGCTGCTTCTCTGGCTTTTGTTTTTGAAGCCTGTGAATTTTTTGCTCATCGAAGTTGGCATACTACTTGTTTGGTTGTTAGTTGCTTGTTATGAGGATCAAACCACTGTGTGTTGGATTTAATAAATAGGTTGCATAATTGAGATTACAAGTTTCTTTGTGTTTAGTTTAGCCCTTATTAGCTTGGAGGATAACAATGGCACTGCTGAACCCTTAGTTTAAGGTGGCACTTGGTAGTTGGTATCACCTTTGACAAGTTGTTCAGTTTCTGAAGTTGACTTCTGCAATTATTAGTCTTTTTCATGTTGATTTTCTCAGAATGTCTTTGAATGTAGAACCACAGAACCAATTATATGATGTTTCAGGACTAGCTGATGTCactgattttttcttttgttattgttATAAACTTTTTGTCTTGCTTGGTGCCATTTTGGTTCTATTTAATGGGTTTGGAGAAACTGTTGCAATGTGCTCTGTGAGAGATGCTTTATCCAGTCCtgctcttctttttttccttcttctaacCTTATATCCATCGCATTTGTGGTTATTGTCTTCCGAAGAATTCTTATTTGGTTGAAAGTTTTTTTCAGTTGTAGTTGTAGGTGCCCTAGGTGGTGGGTTTGGTGTATGAAAGCGTGGCTTGCATTGCATCCTTGGTTTCCACTTTTTAATGGTTTCTGTTAAGTTGCCATACTATTAACCTTTTGCTTTAACTTAAAGAGACACAAGAGTTTATTTCGTGAATTTGAAGATCAATGCCAAACTTGTGTGGACTGCTATGCTAACGTTAGATAGATACTATTATTTAGCAGTTGCGGACAAAATCTGATAGATACTATGCTATTGTTTAACTGCTAGGAGGCGAAATTCTGTGAGCTCTTGCGTTTTTGTTGGGATTTATCTTTCGTTTCTGCAGTGTAGCGCATAATTTTTGGTTTTccaacttcaatttttattaagatCGACTCCACTTAATGCGTTCATGTTGTTTATGCGCGAAGAAAGTCTGTTTATATAAATCCCCTTAATCTGATGCTCCAATTTTGTATTTATCTATCTCTTAAGTTGATTCTGATGTATAAAAATCTCACATAAAACTATTTCTAGCGTGACAATCGACGATTATGCAATGTTGGAAGAACCCGGCGCGAGTTGCAACCCTTTATGATTCCCTGCTCTAGAAATTTGAACACCATATTCAACAAAATGATTTATTGGTTAGAAAAACGGTTCCTAATTGAAAAAGCTTACGTTTTaccttgtttaaaattaaatgtgaaGACTCAACCAAGTAATAtttagcttaaatttttttttgggtactaCATAATAACTtgcttaaatataaaatgaaattaattttttttaaggcgAACTAAAGTCAATttcccaaaataataaaaaagaaaaattagccACTATAAGTTGCATGATATTCATTCAGGTGGAAATAGCAGCCTTTAATTTTTGGGCCCCACACCAGGCAAGAACAGATCTTATCAATAAGAGAACCTTTCAGTTGCACTTCGTTTAGATGGCTGACACTGCGTTGATGCATTCCGCACACCAAAAACTTATAGTGTTTAAGCTTACAATATCATCATCACTActttaataaatttcttttaatattagactattttaataaaatttcattttttaataatatatcattattttaattattgcactatttattttaatttttaatgaaatatttgatctttttgaacaaaaaatgataaaatttcaaAGTATACTATAACATAATCTAAcctataattgaaaaaaaatctcataaacATGCCCTTTTACgttattttttcttccatttataacttaatttaacaactaattttaataatattagtaatttcaaTATAATAGCATAACAATCAGTTAAAAGTTTCTagctataaaaattattttttcaacatCTAACTAATTAACTATTTGACCAAATTTAATGGACAaggtttttttaatcatattatttgtactaaatatttgttaattttgtcaaTGACTAATCTCCGACAGAGAATCTAATTGATCACTTTTAGAGGTATGCTCtccttttaatcatattttttcatctACAAGACTTAACTCAAAACCTTACTTAAAGAAACCGATTCTAATATCACTTATACCAACAACTTGTTAGTATTTAATAGCAAAGTTTGTTACAACTTTATAGCTATTATAGTATGTGCTATGTTCCATTTCTAAAGTTGTGACCAAACTTTATAGGTTATATTTCCGTTGTGTATCTAGTTGAAATACATAATGGAAATTTGCCATTACAtctgcaattaaaaaaaataatcccaAAGCTCGAGCAAGATGTGGCGACCGAAGAGGAAAGGGGCAGAGAGTGGGGGAAGGGACAAGAGGGATAAGTTCGACAAAATTGTCTAAGAGCAAAAGGAGTTTGAGAAGGAGAAGAATGAGGTGTTGAGGAGTATGgagaagaagtttaaaggagTTTTTAGGCTACAAAGGGGTCAAAGATGTTGACAATTGGACACAAAATTTAACtcataaacacacacacacttaagCAGCGAAAGATAAAATAAGAGAGCAAATAAATTCTACACAAACTCACTCACACAAGGGAGGAAGAGACTTTGAATTTTACAGACTAAAATCTTGAAGTTTCTATAGGCAAGCAAATGTTACATGATGGTGGCCTTTCATAGGCAAGCAAATGGCGGTGCAGAAAAAAATAATGGCGTTTCAATCCAATTAGCTACTAGAAGTTTCTATATGTTTCTTTCTAGGCAGATGGAGAAAAATCTTGAAAGTGGAATTGCTAGCAAAAAATAATGACGGTGTAATACTTTCCAGGgggatggagaaaaaaaaaaggtgagaataACAACCCGTGTAAGGCTATAAGTATTTGTGTTTCTTAGATAGTCATGCTCCAAACATTCCCTTCCTCTCTGTCATCCCGATGAATGGAAATAAATCTACGTGACAATCACCAACCAAACATGCGACAACTTAATTTATCCTTTGAATGTGTCATTTCAAAACAATGACCCTTGTCTTTGGTTTTTGTAGTTCATTTGTTTAGCTCTTGGCCTTTATAAAAGGCGTTTCTATCTCTATAATATAAGCCTACAAAACTATGGGAAGAAGAATGAAGTGACACCTGAACTTACTTCGTATATATCATAACGTGGTGAATGtaagataacttttgataataAATTCTAGTTCATGGAAGTTTACAATTTGCCACAACTAAAATGTACCATACATTTTGTCGTTTTTCAAAAGATATAATGTTAACCACTCTTACTCTGAAACGAAGCAGGAAAGCAAAGCAGAACATGCCCCTTAATTTGAGGCTCAAAGAATGCATGCAGAACAGATTTTGTCTCCTTAGAAAGGACACCCTCACAGCCTATGATTGTGCAATGCCTCAATAACCTTAGCTCAAGGTCCAACCTTTTAAGATGCTCTGCCctgtaatattaaaaaatcaaataacgaTTCACAACTTAGAAAATGGCCCTAAAGCAAAGCTAATTAATTTTGACAAATGAACAGATACTTAAATTTGGCTATTGGCAATTTTCAGGTCAGGAAGACCGAAtcaattttattacaaatttttcttaaaatatcatCTCAACATTTAGAAATTTGACATGACTTGGGCTTTTGACTCTTGAGGAGCATCAGTGATTATAACGCATATATCAATATCCCTTGAAATAATTGTTGAAACCAATCTACCATATTAGTACATTGCTGCCAAATGGCACTTAAAGAACAATTGAATGCCTGTGGTCACTAAAAATTTCAGAACCGAAGTCTTGgccaaataaaaagatatacatTATTAAATAATCAGTATAAAGATTAGCATGACTTTTAAGATAGTTATAAGTTATTATTAAAagctaacaaatttattatatactctaatttataattaaataataatgtaattttacattacaAGTGTATTTGGTTAAAAATATAAGCTGATAACCAGCCATGTTAGCCATATTGACATAAAATGAATGCTAGATTGGATTCAAAAGCATGATAAAATTTCAggcaaataattttcaattcttttcttgtttagaGGAGGTACTTTCATTGCTAATATGTAGGTAATTGAT is a window from the Glycine max cultivar Williams 82 chromosome 2, Glycine_max_v4.0, whole genome shotgun sequence genome containing:
- the LOC100781661 gene encoding peroxisomal and mitochondrial division factor 2; the protein is MKEKESIMADEGVANGGVDDQYGEESATKIAALQRERDELVSENAARKEEIKKLTAELDGLRSDGADRSEKIEELQREVAQSRDAAKATEVIAARAADLETEVARLHHDMVAEMTAAEEARADAAELRKVLGETESRVESLERELAGLKKVKAESEVRVRDLERKIGVLETKEIEERNKRIRFEEETRDKIDEKEREIKGYRQKVEGLEKVAAEKKTELDELVKQKLRLEESLRESEEKVTGLESSILQLREEAKEAERVIISLNEKAVETVETIDRGLNGVHGEGKKGLKLQWPVVAAGSTGAVVAAAAVIYVCYGKRR